Proteins encoded within one genomic window of Procambarus clarkii isolate CNS0578487 chromosome 31, FALCON_Pclarkii_2.0, whole genome shotgun sequence:
- the LOC123758924 gene encoding spermidine/spermine N(1)-acetyltransferase-like protein 1 has product MSGVSENDPWMSGVSENDPWMSGVSENDPWMSGVSENDPWMSGVSENDPWMSGVSENDPWMSGVSENDPWMSGVSENDPWMSGVSENDPWMSGVSENDPWMSGVSENDPWMSGVSENDPWMSGVSENDPWMSGLSKNDPWMSGLSKNDPWMSGVSKNDPWMSGVSENDPWMSGLSKNDPWMSGVSKNDPWMSGVSKNDPWMSGLSKNDPWMSGVSKNDPWMSGLSKNDPWMSGLSKNNPWMSGLSKNDPWMSGLSKNDPWMSGVSKNDPWMSGLSKNDPWMSGLSKNDPWMSGVSTNDPWMSGLSKNDPWMSRVSKNDPWMSGLSKNDPWMSGLSKNDPWMSGLSKNDPWMSGLSKNDPWMSGLSKNDPWMSGLSKNDPWMSGLSKNDPWMSRVSTNSSWMSGLSTNDPWMSGLSKNNPWMSGVSTNNSWMSGLSTNDPWMSGVSKNDPWMSGVSTNNPWMSGLSKNDPWMSGLSKNDPWMSGLSKNDPWMSGLSKNDPWMSGVSKNDPWMSGLSKNDPWMSGVSTNDPWMSGLSKNDPWMSIWGQYE; this is encoded by the coding sequence ATGTCAGGAGTCAGTGAGAATGACCCGTGGATGTCAGGAGTCAGTGAGAATGACCCCTGGATGTCAGGAGTCAGTGAGAATGACCCGTGGATGTCAGGAGTCAGTGAGAATGACCCCTGGATGTCAGGAGTCAGTGAGAATGACCCCTGGATGTCAGGAGTCAGTGAGAATGACCCGTGGATGTCAGGAGTCAGTGAGAATGACCCGTGGATGTCAGGAGTCAGTGAGAATGACCCCTGGATGTCAGGAGTCAGTGAGAATGACCCGTGGATGTCAGGAGTCAGTGAGAATGACCCCTGGATGTCAGGAGTCAGTGAGAATGACCCGTGGATGTCAGGAGTCAGTGAGAATGACCCCTGGATGTCAGGAGTCAGTGAGAATGACCCGTGGATGTCAGGACTCAGTAAGAATGACCCGTGGATGTCAGGACTCAGTAAGAATGACCCCTGGATGTCAGGAGTCAGTAAGAATGACCCCTGGATGTCAGGAGTCAGTGAGAATGACCCGTGGATGTCAGGACTCAGTAAGAATGACCCCTGGATGTCAGGAGTCAGTAAGAATGACCCCTGGATGTCAGGAGTCAGTAAGAATGACCCCTGGATGTCAGGACTCAGTAAGAATGACCCCTGGATGTCAGGAGTCAGTAAGAATGACCCCTGGATGTCAGGACTCAGTAAGAATGACCCCTGGATGTCAGGACTCAGTAAGAATAACCCCTGGATGTCAGGACTCAGTAAGAATGACCCCTGGATGTCAGGACTCAGTAAGAATGACCCTTGGATGTCAGGAGTCAGTAAGAATGACCCCTGGATGTCAGGACTCAGTAAGAATGACCCCTGGATGTCAGGACTCAGTAAGAATGACCCCTGGATGTCAGGAGTCAGTACGAATGACCCCTGGATGTCAGGACTCAGTAAGAATGACCCCTGGATGTCAAGAGTCAGTAAGAATGACCCCTGGATGTCAGGACTCAGTAAGAATGACCCCTGGATGTCAGGACTCAGTAAGAATGACCCCTGGATGTCAGGACTCAGTAAGAATGACCCCTGGATGTCAGGACTCAGTAAGAATGACCCCTGGATGTCAGGACTCAGTAAGAATGACCCCTGGATGTCAGGACTCAGTAAGAATGACCCCTGGATGTCAGGACTCAGTAAGAATGACCCCTGGATGTCAAGAGTCAGTACGAATAGCTCCTGGATGTCAGGACTCAGTACGAATGACCCCTGGATGTCAGGACTCAGTAAGAATAACCCCTGGATGTCAGGAGTCAGTACGAATAACTCCTGGATGTCAGGACTCAGTACGAATGACCCCTGGATGTCAGGAGTCAGTAAGAATGACCCCTGGATGTCAGGAGTCAGTACGAATAACCCCTGGATGTCAGGACTCAGTAAGAATGACCCCTGGATGTCAGGACTCAGTAAGAATGACCCCTGGATGTCAGGACTCAGTAAGAATGACCCCTGGATGTCAGGACTCAGTAAGAATGACCCCTGGATGTCAGGAGTCAGTAAGAATGACCCCTGGATGTCAGGACTCAGTAAGAATGACCCCTGGATGTCAGGAGTCAGTACGAATGACCCCTGGATGTCAGGACTCAGTAAGAATGACCCCTGGATGTCAATTTGGGGTCAGTATGAATAA